The following DNA comes from Malania oleifera isolate guangnan ecotype guangnan chromosome 12, ASM2987363v1, whole genome shotgun sequence.
GGCCCGCCCGGCCCGACTGACCTGGCTCGATAATGGGTCGAGTCTGGATATATCATTATCTCAAAATTAACTAAGAGAAGAGAAGACATTTTTCAACCTTTattttttctcttattatttttaaaaaaatcattcttctataattttaaaactaaaataaaattattaagtaatgaataattaattaaattatatctCTTAAAAAACTATTCATTATTTCTCTAAAGGCCTAAATTTAGTGTCGTAAATAAACAGAAAAATAATATTAGGAAAATTTAcgattatatcatattatttctcaaaaagatattttcaatctatacttttttttcttattatttttaaaaatagcatTTTGTGTGTTGCATAAATTTTATGTCATTATATCAAACAAAGACATGAACAATATCTATTGTTAAAAGTCATTACACTTGTGGATTAGATGGGTCTCGAAGAGAATCCAAATTTTGTCTATGacagaaaaggaaaagaaaaaatagtAACACAATCGTACACGACAATTCcacatatctttttttttttttgtcatgtgTTAATTGGTGGGAGCATAGTCCTCATACCATAAATTCTTATTTCACAAGATAAGGCTATCCCTATCATGATAGTACCACAAGTCAAGTATTTTACGAGAATCTCTCTATTTGTGCTCAATTGGATAAAGATTAAAGAAACTTATAAGATTTTGGTATAGAAACATTTGAGTACTTCATACATTGTTTCCTACCTtgatgacatggttagtgcatttGGTATAAATAAATTATGTACCTTAAATTTTCAAAACCGTTACACAAAATCCTCAAATAATAGCACACTTAACAGTCGGAATCTTATTAATAGTCATTTTATCTAATGCAAGCATTGTAATTCAGCATTTACAAAACTTGCTGATTCACAATTTGTCCAAAATCCAAATGCCATAATTTCAGCACCCAGTACAATAATTTCAACACCAGCCAATGGAGTAGGGTGGATCCCCTGTTGTCATGAGATCACTGGGCAATAATAGATAAAGCCGAGCCCAGATGGTACAATCACAGGGAAGGGTCATTTAATATAGGGCCAGTAGTACCATTGTATTGCATAAGAACAGTTGGTGCCCATAATAGCCACGTGAAAAAGTTCAGAAACCCCATCAGCCCTCTGAGGGCCGACAGTGCCCCAGCTCATCTGACATCTTTAGGTCACCTTGACCCCCTCCAACGGACACTTACATGGACCTATTAACCGTTAAAAGGACAACCGTATTTTAAAAAAACCCAgcctctttccctctctctctctctctctctctctctctctctcatggggAACAGAGCAGAGGAGAGCAGAGCAGAGGGGAGCACGTACagtagcaattttttttttatttaatctttCCTGAAACTCTTCCCTAGATTCCATTGTGAGCGAAGATGGGTTGCCCCCCACCTGCAGGTTCAGTAATAAAGTCCACATCTTCCAATGCAAAgtttattttatgcaaatttttCCCCATTCTTACCATCTGGTGCCTTGTTTGGACAATGGGTTAGCAAATTTTTTAATATTCACTGGATCTGATCAGCTTCAGCTTCATATACATCTCTGCAACTCTCAAACATCCATGGTGTCCGAGTTTTATTCCCTGCACATTTCTTTCCTTGATCTGCAAAACTGCTCTGAGGTTTGTGTTGCTTGCTGCTGTGTGGGGTTTAGTTAGCCATTTGAATTTTTGTGTGATGTAGCAGATATGGTAGTCCTGTTTTAGCTGCTTGTCAGTTCAATCTTGCAGTTGAAAAAGTTTTTTAACTTTTATGTGATTGCTTTATAATCTCTTTTCTTTCCCTTGAAGAGCTGCTTAAATCTGGGTATTAGCTCAAACATCCAGTTGAGATGTTGCGGGAAATGGTGTGTGAAGCATGAATCTAAGGCAGTTCATATCTTTGTTTGCACTCTCAAGATCTAATCGAAGTGAATAGAAGCCTAGATTTTAGAACATGACATGGTTCATATCTGTTTAGTTACGATCTACACTTCGCAATTTTGAGGGGAATTAGATTTATGTTTCTTAATTTGGTGGGTTAAAGCTTGAAGAGTTCATTGTTTGGGTTCATCTATACAGTTATATGGCAGAGAGGAATGGAGCTATCTTGAGAAAACACTAGATTAGCTGTGGGGAGGAGAGGATAATGAGATCCATAGAGGATAAGGGTTGTTGTAACTACGGACCAACACATGAGATCTCAACTGGAAATGCAGCTAGTTTCGAGTTTCATAAGGGAAATGGAACAAAGCGCAATTCACATCATCGAACGGCCTTGGGCAAACCAACCCCATCCAAATGGGATGATGCACAGAAATGGCTAGTTGGGCTGTCAAGAGGGGGAGATAAGTACAATTCCAAACCGAGGAATTCAAATGCCGATGACAGGAGACTAATTGCCCCGGTTCCTCAAAAGGAAAAGGACTATTCAAGCGGTGAAGACGAAGCAGAAGAAGAGGTAAACCAGTGTTCCGGGTCTGCACACGCAATTCAAAATGTAGAGACAAAGAAGGTAGACTGTGGGGAATCGTTTTGGCGAATCAGCAAGACTCCAGACGATTCAACAACAGCCACAAGGTCTATATCTGTGAGGGATATGGGAACTGAGATGACTCCCATTGCAAGCCAAGAGCCTTCAAGAACAGCCACTCCTATTAGAGCCACCACTCCTGCAGCAAGAAGCCCCATGTCTTCAGGGTCTTCGACTCCGGGCAGGTGCGAACACGGTGGGCAGGCTGTTGAGAGCTACCAAAAGGGTCTGTCACCAACCGAGGGCAGAGACGAGGCTGCCCCTTTTGGCAGGGGGAATGGGTCAGCCAGACATTGCAAAGGAAATGGAGAAGAATCCAACATTTGCAGGACTACTGAGAGCAAAAATTTGGAGCAACCCGGAAAGCTGAATTCCTTAGAAAGTAGAGCAATGGCCTGGGACGAGGCCGAACGTGCCAAATACATGGCAAGGTGAATGTGTACTCTTCAACTCTTATCTTTCTTGTCATAAATTTTCTGCTCCCAAGTAAAGTGTTTGCAGTCTTTGACAAGCTTATATCATGTATGCAGGTACAAGCGCGAAGAGGTGAAAATACAAGCATGGGAGAATCATGAAAAGAGGAaagctgaaatggaaatgagGAGAATGGAGGTAATCCAAATCCTCTCAATTTTTAGTTTATAATCAATTTATGAAAGAATTATTTGATTTAATACACTGCTGCCTCTTATGCCAAACAAATATTAATCTTCTGTATTCATAAATGCATaatcttcttcaattttttttgttgaaaagtGAGTAATTTGTTCTTTACTTTTGTGGCACCACTCTCCCCACATGGGTGTAGCCTAAGTTGTTATCATATAGTTCCACTGTCACATAATCATTAAAATTCAAGAAACCACAGACCAATTGTGGGAGATTGGATAAAAGGTCAAACTGTGGAGAATTCATCGCATAATTGCTTAGGTTTCTGACAACTTGTGTGCTTTATACCATTAGGTGAAGGCTGAGAGATTGAAATCTCGGGCTCAAGAGAGGTTAACGAACAAACTTGCAGCAACTAGGAGAATAGCCGAAGAGAGACGGACAAACGCAGAGGCAAAACTGAATGAGAAATCTGTGAGGACTTCTGAAAGGGCAGACTATATTAGGAGGACTGGTCATTTgccctcttccttctctttcaAGCTGCCTTCCCTCTGCTGGTAGTAACTTTCAGTGTATTTTTATATTGCAACATTTTCTGGTAATTCTGCTGTTTTATTTTTCTTACTGTGAATTTGTGGATTCATTGTGAAATTTATGATTATGTTGACTGCTGGGAAATGCATTTGTGGGGTTTTAACTCCTTGAATAAATTAGGGGGCACCCCATTTAGATTGAACTTTTTTTTATGAGACTTGTTCTTGGAAAGCATAACAGATGAGCTGTAATTAACCAAGTTTGCCTCCAACAGGTTATGATGAAACGTTTTTCAATCCGCAGGGAACATTCAAGGCTTCAAATGCCCAATTGGCTGAGTTCGCAATGATAAAAACGTATTTTCAAAATAAGTTGGAAGGGTAGACATAGGAAATATTCTTGATTTTTCTATGAACCTTGCTGAGAGAACATTATGAAGCTGTTGAAGCTGCTTAAGTGGAAATtgccaagtttttttttttttctttttcttccttgggCGTTCATAATTTCTAGAATAACAGCAAGATTGTGAGCGAAAGTTCATAATAACTGTTGAAATTTTCAATAGTTAAAAGGGTCTCTATTGTTGGGAAATCACTTGTGAGATTTGTACCAGAAAGAAAATGAAGCAACGGTTTATATATATGGATGAGATTTGGATCAAGTTGGTTCTTATATGTATATCAAGACCATGCAACAACTCCTCTGGTGTTGACACTAACCGTGATATTATCTTACTCATGCAAATCATAAATGAGTGAGCAAGCAATTAGAAGTCTAAAGCAACTACCAAAAAGTTAAACGACTGattttgggagtatgaatttcatATCTTTGATTggatatattttaatataattttgtattacattgtACTCAATTCCAATACAAACCCAAATCCTAGGTTTCTCTAAACATAAAgtaaggttatgttttggagCACATGTTTCATCTTATATTTGGGATTATATGAATTTGGGTAAATTTTAATACAAGAACTGGTAGAGTGTTGTCTAAATCTTGTAAATCTATAACCAATACctaaaattcatactcccaaacatagggtaagGTTACTTATGGCTAATGGAACGAAAAttgtatgataaaataataacttATTGAGAAATAATTAATGTGTTGGTGTTGGGGGGTAAATCTACCAGCAACAATCGCACAAGCAAAATATACAACCACAATATaagaccagatttacgtggttcggtccactgtgacctacgtccacaggagaATGCACAATCCACTATAACCGGGAGAATTACAacaaggaggaggctactgccctcaaatcgacgctctctctctttctctctctctctacaacacACACTCTGCCTCACACTACTCTACACACCGCCACACCGCATTCTGCAACTCCTTCTCTCTACACACACCACAGCACGCAACTCACAATCTTGCCACTCAACGCACAGATTACGCACACatacatcacacacacacacacacacacacacatatatatatacatggatggGGGGTAAAAGTCAAATAGAGGTGGCTACAATTCAACATGGTAGGCAGAATTTGGTGGCCGTCAATTTCCAACGTCAACGATTGCGGCTGGGTGGTGTGGCTGCAGACTCCAAtacgagccacaccctaacaatctccaccttggcgagtatcGACTCCCAAGTCCACGGCTCCACCTTGATACGAACTTGATCAAGGAAAATCTTCATAGCttggttcaaacgtctgaaccatTCAAAGAGCACCGCCTTCTTCATCAGCCGACCGAACTCGTCTATTCGCTTCTAACGACATGCAGCTATCATTATCCGAGATCAAACCACCAACCACTATGGTTCCCATCAACTGATATAGCCCAGGAGACTTCTTCCCAATAAATATCATTGAGTCACGTCGGGTCACCTCCATAGCTCCACCAGCAACAGAGATTTGACAACCCTTAGAATCCAATCGACTAAGGCAGATCAAatttgtcacgacctgctcatttcccacataaattttttttttataataatataatcataaaatcaataccacacatctcacattctagctcagcaggtcacaatccacctggactgGTGGGTAcaagggatacatcagaacatacagtagaagcctacgcagcagaaaatgtacaAGCATTTACAtagcatcatatcatacatcacaatataccagagttactacaatcactgtacttccatatatacatcccaaaaatgaaatctagggacaaatcccacaaaacctaactatccctaccaaaaacttacccttcaaaaagggcagatgaacaacactaattctgcggggtttttcccgctctcctatccggggctcctgaaaagttaataagatttaggggtgagacacctctcagtaaggaaaataaactaatattagtgtgtggcaacatgagtattccgtattctacatataccatacatatcatatccagtactgtttatcaaatctgggaaaacatatgaatatcaaaacatggcagaacatactgcatttcataagcatatctcatctcatatcataataataataataacataaaaacaatcctgataggctagctggctgttgtcatgtattacccccacatgactgagttgtgtggcccgaaggcgggacctgacaatggttggccgaccactgccaagttaatagtctagtctgtaggtccgatgggtctacccagactggtccgtacaccaggggcgataacagcagacttcttgaaaataaccacataaaccatccaatctcacaccactccgtacagcggcattaacacagatatcatgatcacaaagaccatggacacatagcaacggtaccatgcaagtgttagcctaaaccaagccaaccaggctctgatatcatatacatatactaaaactgtgatacatggatatctcatatcattgaTTTTTATATCAAtcatattattttgcatatatacgtatatcatgaaaatcatcggcccgtacgccagtattacacattttatcatagctcggcccgtacgccggcaaatcacatagcacagcccgtacgctggcaaatctcatccacatagcacggctcatacaccggcaaacatctccacatagcacggctcatacgccgaaaaatcatatatatatatatatatataaatatctcggcccgtacgccgatttttccatcataaaaattcatatcatccacattcccagaaaacaatatttcacaacatttatactcatgccacacaaacggattttcacatattcaatcatacgatcattttcacagtctTTTGcaaatataacacacacacacacacacatatatatatatatatatatatatatttatttattttctataaatcaaatgctaaaaatatatatatacagatattttctaaaaacaaaactagcttagtttatccccttacctgattcctgaaaaacccctaagaaaatcttcctaacacccgcagggttcccaactcaacaccctgaaaatggaaatttccagtattaaagttcagtatttctaagcatacaatattttcctcaactttCAAAAACCCAACTATTGAGTAGAAAGTAtttacccaaaagcattcaagtttaacatttgaggggttccctgaccaaaaccctgaaactgaaaatctccagtattaaacttcagtattttcatacgcacaacattttttataactagcgcaagaccaaatatggcttaaaaagccttacctcaactctggaataatttccaactagctttctcccacgatccactccagcagatttggagagaactctgccacgagcatcgtggtgacttcggattgtcgattcgacgtatatctggcccaaaaatgatgagagagagagagagagagagagagaaaagagttagcttcttaaagaagctttaaaaatccggattttcgtatatataaaataggggatttcgtcgacaagcccgttcttcgtcgacaagtccttcacaaatttcgtcgacgagaccctgtattcgtcaacgaaattcagactgcctcagaacccctctcggtattttctcgtcaacaaagccctgtgttcgtcgacgaagcttggcagcttcccttctttcccaacttccatttcccttttcttttattgtttaaagaccatttttattcgggttgttacatccccccctccttataaaaatttcgtcctcgaaatttattgttCCCGTAACTCGCCATCCCTTAACCAGGAAAAgtggtctactcattttattacctaccctcacttatggtggaggaataccgtggttacaatctgagtcttaggagattacatatacaaaagaaaaattctcctaGAACCAAAAATACCACACTAATTAACCATttcatgtacctgcaaaagaaaaccaCTTAACTACTTATATTTTCCCTTATCATacttcttggaatagatgcggatacttCTGCCTCATCTgttcctcggactcccaagaagcctctcctactgcatgattcctccacaaaacttttacctaaggaatcttcttgttacatagctcctgcactttcctatccagaatctgtactggtacctcctcatacctcaatgaatcactaagctccaactcatcgtaactgatgatatgagaagggtcgggaacgtatttcctcaacatagcaacatggaatacgtcgtggatcctggataacaccggtggcaaagctagtctataggctaccggccccattttatctagaatctcaaatggaccgataaacctaggactaagtttacccttctttccaaatcgcataacccctttcattggagctatcttcaaaaacacatggtcccccacgtcaaactctaatttcctgcggcgatggtcggcataactcttctgtcggctttgagctgcactgatcttgtccttgataagctgaaccttatcacacgcttgaTGCACAAGCTCAggccccacaactcaccgctcacccacttcatcccaaaacaaaggagatcgacatctcctactgtaTAGTACCTCAAATGGTGCTATGCCTATGCTGGATTGgtaactattattgtacgcaaattctactaataacatgaactgagtccaactacccccaaaatctagtacacacacgcggagcatgtcctctaatatctgtatcatcctctcagtctgcctatCTGACTGctgatggaatgtcgtactaaacgataattgagaccccagagcctcctgcaagctcctccaaaatcgtgacgtaaattgtgggtctcgatctgatacaatagatactggcactccatgagaacgaactatctcctgaatgtagatctccgctaaatggctaagggagtagttgatcttgataggtataaagtgggcggtcttcgtcaaacggtccacaatcacccaaatggcattttgaccATGTAATGTCGttggcagtcctgacacaaagtccatagatatatgatcccacttccactctgagataaataatggctgcaactgcttTGCggacctctagtgctcagcctttacctgttggcatgtcagacactgggctacatactcggcaatctccctcttcataccactctaccagtatgactctcgcagatctctgtacatctttgtactaccaggatggactatatacaaagatctgtgagttTCCTCTAGAATGGTCTCCTGATCTCaatatcggcaggaacgcataatctggaacggaaccgcaaagctccgtcatctacaatactgaactcctccccctgcccactctgtactctgtctatcacctctactaattctggatcctccttctgagcggctttaattctttcttgcagggTAGGCTGtgccactaggctggcaatacatactagaagatcactctctactaactctatgccgagtctctccagatctatcatgatcggatgctggatccccatagccgccaacactggctccttgGATTTTttgctcaacgcattagctaccacatttgctttccctatgtgataactaatggtacaatcaaaatccttaatcagctccaactacattctctacctcatattcagttccttttgcgtgaagaaatactttaagctcttgtggtcggagaagatctcacactgcttgccatacaggtaatgcctccaaattttcagtacgtgtaccactgcagccaattcaagatcatgtgtagggtagttcttctcatattctttcaactgcctggacgcatacgccactaccctgccatgctgcatcaacacacagtcaagtcccttcaaggacgcatcactgtaaatagtgtaaccttcacccccagatgggatgatcaatacaggcgctgtgactaatctctgctttagctcctgaaaacactgctcac
Coding sequences within:
- the LOC131144710 gene encoding uncharacterized protein At3g61260, which gives rise to MRSIEDKGCCNYGPTHEISTGNAASFEFHKGNGTKRNSHHRTALGKPTPSKWDDAQKWLVGLSRGGDKYNSKPRNSNADDRRLIAPVPQKEKDYSSGEDEAEEEVNQCSGSAHAIQNVETKKVDCGESFWRISKTPDDSTTATRSISVRDMGTEMTPIASQEPSRTATPIRATTPAARSPMSSGSSTPGRCEHGGQAVESYQKGLSPTEGRDEAAPFGRGNGSARHCKGNGEESNICRTTESKNLEQPGKLNSLESRAMAWDEAERAKYMARYKREEVKIQAWENHEKRKAEMEMRRMEVKAERLKSRAQERLTNKLAATRRIAEERRTNAEAKLNEKSVRTSERADYIRRTGHLPSSFSFKLPSLCW